The Lacticaseibacillus rhamnosus DNA window ATCCCAAACAAAGTCAAAAAATGTATAGCGCTAAATCTCATTGATTCACTAAGGTTCCAACATACCAAGTTGCCCAAATAAGCAACAAAGACAGTACGCCGACCAGGACAAATCGTTTCAAACTGAACTTTTTATCAGGAACCAGCCGTACGTACCCTATATAACCGGCCATGGCAAGCGTTAACACGATTAGCACTCGATGTAAACCTTCAAGAAATGTCATAATTTTTCTAGATTAATCTATGCCTCTGCCCTTTGTCAAACTCAACTAGACTAATTGACTCGCATTTTTAATCTTTAACAAGACCGAATCCAAGCCGGCTTGACACAATTATCCGTTTCACATTCAACAAATCTTTATGATCGTAAATCACACTCACGCTTTTTGAAATATCAGCCTAAACTCATCAGCCAACGAAAGCGGCGCAACACTATATGGCACGTCATGAGTCACAAGTCCTAAAACAAGCTTCTCACGTGTTCCCTTATCCAGTTTTGTCAAATCAATAAGCACCCGATCACGATCAGTATCTAATATCGCATCCGCACTAACATCGGTTAACAGCTGGGATGTCTGCCGCATTTTCAAAAAGTTTGGCTGGCTCTCATGCATATTGATTTGTTTGACAATCTTGCCTGCTCGCAGAAAAAGAATGCGATCGGCCAGACTTTGCAGGTTGTCCAGTAAATGCGAGACCATGATGACGAGCTTGCCATCTTCTCGCAGTTGCTGAATTTGACCCGAGATCAGCGCAATATTTTCCGGATCAAGGCCGTTCATGGCTTCATCCAGTAACATAATCGGCGTATCCGAAGCCACGACCATTGCAAAACATAGGCGCTGTTTCATCCCGAGCGAATAGGTGCTGACTTTTTGGGTGATATAACTGCGCATTTTCAAGCCATCGATTAAGGCATCGAGCGTGATCTGACTCTGCCACATGTTTCGGTACAATTTCAAATGTTCATAGCCAGTTAACTCACCAAAAAGCTCGCTTTCTAAAGGGAATGCGCAAATTTTTTGATAAATCGCCTTAATCGCTTGATTGCTTTCGTAGCGCAGCCCGTCCACCTCTACATAGCCACGGTCAGGCTTTAGATTATTCATGATGACATTCAAAAGCGTGGTTTTACCTGTGCCATTCGGAGCCACAAGTCCGACAATTTCTTTCTGATTCAAAGTGAGCGTGACGTCATCTAAGACATGC harbors:
- a CDS encoding ABC transporter ATP-binding protein; this translates as MLKLNDIGLSFANKKHVLDDVTLTLNQKEIVGLVAPNGTGKTTLLNVIMNNLKPDRGYVEVDGLRYESNQAIKAIYQKICAFPLESELFGELTGYEHLKLYRNMWQSQITLDALIDGLKMRSYITQKVSTYSLGMKQRLCFAMVVASDTPIMLLDEAMNGLDPENIALISGQIQQLREDGKLVIMVSHLLDNLQSLADRILFLRAGKIVKQINMHESQPNFLKMRQTSQLLTDVSADAILDTDRDRVLIDLTKLDKGTREKLVLGLVTHDVPYSVAPLSLADEFRLIFQKA